From a single Candidatus Brevundimonas phytovorans genomic region:
- a CDS encoding cytochrome c-type biogenesis protein CcmH — protein MRRLASLTAALALAAGAAMAEPPPAPDRPLPDAAQEARARALFGDIRCVVCQHESIADSPAGIAADMRRLVREEIASGKSDQAVRQDLVRRYGDYILFQPPVRAGTWLLWFGPFALVLGAGAVFVWRARRRRVEVQPLTADEERALAALTDQPGDAER, from the coding sequence GTGAGGCGGCTGGCGTCCCTGACGGCGGCGCTGGCTCTCGCGGCGGGCGCGGCGATGGCGGAGCCGCCCCCGGCGCCGGACCGGCCTCTGCCGGATGCGGCCCAGGAGGCGCGGGCGCGGGCCCTGTTCGGCGACATCCGCTGCGTCGTCTGCCAGCACGAATCCATCGCCGACAGCCCGGCGGGGATCGCGGCCGATATGCGCCGTCTGGTCCGCGAGGAGATCGCGTCGGGCAAGAGCGATCAGGCGGTGCGTCAGGATCTGGTGCGGCGTTATGGCGACTACATCCTGTTCCAGCCGCCGGTGCGGGCGGGGACCTGGCTGCTGTGGTTCGGGCCGTTCGCCCTGGTGCTGGGCGCAGGGGCGGTCTTCGTCTGGCGGGCGCGTCGGCGTCGGGTCGAGGTTCAGCCTCTGACGGCGGACGAGGAACGGGCGTTGGCGGCGCTGACAGACCAGCCTGGCGACGCCGAGCGCTGA
- a CDS encoding Do family serine endopeptidase: MLKRKEFILGAAVGLSFAAVATAGGVITWPGAHAAPAAAQAGRLVPSAGAAGLAFAPPQGAPLSFADIFQQVAPAVVQIDVKTRVQRPAGVLQIPGFGAVPIPGAPRGGGSGEGEDDNSTTALGAGSGFLISADGFIVTNNHVVENAEEIKVRLSDGRELTARLIGRDPLTDLAVIKVEGSTFPFVSFEDKAEPRVGDWVIAVGNPFGLGGTATAGIVSAKARDIGGNENPYTDFIQIDAAINRGNSGGPTFDIYGRVIGVNTAIFSPTGGSVGIGFAIPAGIAKETTDRLMRGEKIERGYLGVTIGNLTNEYRESLGLPEGTKGAYITDVTPGAPGEQGGLQAGDVVVSLNGRPIEGSNELTRAVGAVKPGETLRLELLREGRRQTITVRAGARPANLGAAEAEGGDEAAPDAPAAAIGEKVEGLTVAPLNAALRSRYELADTVRGVVVTAVEARSEAGRLRFQPGMVIVQANGRNVATVKDLRDAVEAARTARRPGVLLLVRTSGGNAPIVLPFAKSE; the protein is encoded by the coding sequence ATGCTGAAACGCAAGGAGTTCATTCTGGGGGCGGCCGTCGGCCTGTCCTTCGCCGCTGTCGCGACGGCGGGCGGGGTCATCACCTGGCCCGGCGCCCATGCGGCGCCCGCCGCCGCTCAGGCCGGACGGCTGGTTCCCTCGGCCGGAGCTGCGGGCTTGGCCTTTGCGCCGCCGCAGGGCGCGCCGCTCAGCTTCGCCGACATCTTCCAGCAGGTGGCGCCCGCCGTGGTGCAGATCGACGTCAAGACGCGGGTCCAGCGTCCGGCTGGCGTGTTGCAGATCCCCGGCTTCGGCGCCGTGCCCATCCCTGGGGCGCCGCGCGGCGGCGGTTCGGGCGAGGGCGAGGACGACAACTCGACCACGGCGCTCGGCGCCGGTTCAGGCTTCCTGATCTCGGCCGACGGCTTCATCGTCACCAACAACCATGTCGTTGAGAACGCCGAGGAGATCAAGGTCAGGCTGAGCGACGGTCGCGAGCTGACCGCGCGCCTGATCGGGCGCGACCCCCTGACCGATCTGGCGGTGATCAAGGTCGAGGGCTCGACCTTCCCCTTCGTCTCGTTCGAGGACAAGGCCGAGCCGCGCGTCGGCGACTGGGTCATTGCGGTGGGCAACCCCTTCGGTCTGGGCGGCACCGCCACGGCGGGCATCGTCTCGGCCAAGGCGCGCGACATCGGCGGCAACGAGAACCCCTATACCGACTTCATCCAGATCGACGCGGCCATCAACCGGGGCAACTCGGGCGGGCCGACCTTTGACATCTATGGCCGGGTCATCGGCGTGAACACGGCCATCTTCTCGCCCACGGGCGGGTCGGTGGGCATCGGCTTCGCCATTCCGGCAGGCATCGCCAAGGAGACGACGGATCGTCTGATGCGCGGCGAGAAGATCGAGCGCGGCTATCTGGGCGTGACGATCGGCAATCTGACCAACGAATACCGTGAAAGCCTGGGCCTGCCCGAGGGCACCAAGGGCGCCTACATCACCGATGTGACCCCCGGCGCGCCGGGCGAACAGGGCGGTCTGCAGGCGGGCGACGTGGTGGTCAGCCTGAACGGACGCCCCATCGAGGGCAGCAATGAGCTGACGCGCGCCGTGGGCGCGGTGAAGCCGGGCGAGACCCTGAGGCTGGAACTGCTGCGCGAGGGCCGTCGCCAGACGATCACCGTGCGCGCGGGCGCTCGCCCCGCCAATCTCGGCGCGGCGGAGGCCGAGGGCGGCGACGAGGCGGCCCCGGACGCCCCCGCCGCCGCCATCGGTGAAAAGGTCGAGGGCCTGACCGTGGCCCCGCTCAACGCCGCCCTGCGCAGCCGCTACGAACTGGCGGACACGGTGCGCGGCGTGGTCGTGACCGCCGTGGAGGCCCGCTCCGAGGCCGGACGCCTGCGCTTCCAACCCGGCATGGTGATCGTGCAGGCCAACGGCCGCAACGTGGCGACCGTCAAGGATCTGCGCGACGCGGTCGAGGCCGCGCGCACGGCGCGGCGTCCTGGCGTCCTGCTGCTGGTGCGGACGTCGGGCGGCAACGCGCCGATCGTCCTGCCCTTCGCCAAGTCTGAATAA
- a CDS encoding response regulator transcription factor, whose product MRILVVEDDAEAATAMVRGLSEAGHEVTHAVDGAFGLLESQKGGYDVYVVDRMMPRLDGVGMVETVRKGGDQTPVLFLSALGEVEDRVTGLKAGADDYLVKPYAFAELIARVEALARRRETGGVQTVLKVGDLEMNLIARTVHRGAAEIDLQPREFQLLEFLMRHAGQSVTRTMLLEKVWEYHFDPQTNVIDVHISRLRSKIDKGFDRAMLQTVRGAGYRLEA is encoded by the coding sequence ATGCGTATTCTGGTGGTCGAGGACGACGCCGAGGCGGCGACGGCGATGGTGCGCGGCCTGAGCGAGGCCGGGCACGAGGTCACGCACGCCGTAGACGGCGCCTTCGGCCTGCTGGAATCGCAGAAGGGCGGCTACGACGTCTATGTCGTGGATCGGATGATGCCGCGTCTGGACGGCGTCGGCATGGTCGAGACGGTGAGGAAGGGCGGCGATCAGACGCCGGTCCTGTTCCTGTCGGCGCTCGGCGAAGTCGAGGACCGGGTCACGGGCCTGAAGGCCGGCGCCGACGACTATCTGGTCAAGCCCTATGCCTTCGCCGAACTGATCGCCCGGGTTGAGGCCCTGGCGCGCCGTCGCGAGACGGGCGGGGTGCAGACCGTGCTCAAGGTCGGCGATCTGGAAATGAACCTGATCGCCCGCACCGTGCATCGCGGCGCCGCCGAGATCGACCTGCAGCCGCGCGAGTTCCAGCTGCTGGAGTTCCTGATGCGCCACGCCGGCCAGTCGGTGACGCGCACCATGCTGCTGGAGAAGGTGTGGGAATACCACTTCGACCCGCAGACCAATGTCATCGACGTCCACATCAGCCGCCTGCGCTCCAAGATCGACAAGGGCTTTGATCGGGCCATGCTGCAAACCGTGCGCGGCGCGGGGTACCGGCTGGAGGCTTAG
- a CDS encoding ATP-binding protein gives MKLPSLFRRTPFRLTLLFLALFVATASAVLAYVYVASASEARARAEAGVRAEVEALTAVYRTRGVNALNQALVDRTLRGGSYLYLLMDKDRKTITGNISTSPLEPGAAVQGGRWDDFRLTDTDEEGRVRKRQAIGVEMPLAGGEQLFVGEDIGDIEAYLARLTQALWGAMIMVLILGIGGGLVISRRVEKSMSGLNRVVMAVQEGDLKVRAPVTHSGDELDELGQGLNTMLDRLEASMASIRHAGDAIAHDLRSPLTRMRAKLEVALMDADAGKVSGVDALGVALDEADVLLKTFNTVLAIARLQAGGAPDPKVFDAAELATDMAELYEPSGEDKGLEFSSEIEKGLMIEGNQPFLAQALANIIDNAIKYTPSGGAVKFRARRRSSGEIEFSVTDTGPGVPDEDRERVLQRFVRLDNSRTEAGSGLGLSLVTAVAEAHGGRVQLDEGPGAYGGQGPGLRVALVLPPASGTAT, from the coding sequence ATGAAACTGCCTTCCCTCTTTCGGCGGACGCCGTTTCGGCTGACGCTGCTGTTTCTGGCGCTGTTCGTGGCGACGGCCAGCGCGGTGCTGGCCTATGTCTATGTGGCCTCGGCGTCGGAGGCGCGGGCGCGCGCCGAGGCGGGGGTGCGGGCCGAGGTCGAGGCCCTGACGGCGGTTTACCGCACGCGCGGCGTGAATGCCCTGAACCAGGCCCTGGTGGACCGGACGCTGCGGGGCGGGTCCTACCTCTATCTGTTGATGGACAAGGACCGGAAGACGATCACCGGCAATATCTCGACCTCGCCGCTGGAGCCGGGGGCGGCGGTGCAGGGGGGGCGCTGGGACGACTTCCGCCTGACCGACACCGACGAGGAAGGCCGCGTCCGCAAGCGTCAGGCCATTGGCGTCGAGATGCCGCTGGCGGGCGGCGAGCAGTTGTTCGTCGGCGAGGACATCGGCGACATCGAAGCCTATCTGGCGCGCCTGACCCAGGCCCTGTGGGGGGCCATGATCATGGTCCTGATCCTCGGCATCGGCGGCGGTCTGGTCATCAGCCGCCGGGTCGAGAAGTCGATGAGCGGGCTGAACCGCGTGGTCATGGCGGTGCAGGAGGGCGACCTGAAGGTGCGCGCCCCCGTCACCCATTCCGGCGACGAACTGGACGAACTGGGCCAGGGGCTGAACACCATGCTGGACCGGCTGGAGGCCTCGATGGCCTCGATCCGTCACGCCGGGGACGCCATCGCCCACGACCTGCGTTCGCCGCTGACGCGGATGCGGGCCAAGCTGGAGGTGGCGCTGATGGACGCCGACGCGGGCAAGGTGTCGGGGGTTGACGCCCTGGGCGTGGCGCTGGACGAGGCGGATGTCCTGCTGAAGACCTTCAACACGGTTCTGGCCATCGCCCGGCTGCAGGCGGGCGGGGCGCCCGATCCCAAGGTGTTCGACGCCGCTGAATTGGCCACTGACATGGCCGAGCTCTACGAACCCTCGGGCGAGGACAAGGGGCTGGAGTTCTCTTCCGAGATCGAGAAAGGGCTGATGATCGAGGGCAACCAGCCCTTCCTGGCGCAGGCGCTCGCCAACATCATCGACAACGCCATCAAGTACACGCCGTCGGGCGGGGCGGTGAAGTTCCGCGCGCGGCGGCGGTCGTCGGGCGAGATCGAGTTTTCCGTCACCGACACCGGGCCGGGCGTGCCGGACGAGGACCGCGAGCGGGTGCTGCAACGCTTTGTCCGGCTGGATAACAGCCGTACCGAGGCGGGGTCCGGTCTGGGTCTGTCGCTGGTGACGGCGGTGGCCGAGGCCCACGGCGGGCGGGTGCAGCTGGATGAGGGGCCGGGGGCCTATGGCGGGCAGGGACCGGGGCTGCGGGTGGCCCTGGTCCTGCCCCCAGCCAGTGGGACGGCGACCTGA
- a CDS encoding bifunctional [glutamine synthetase] adenylyltransferase/[glutamine synthetase]-adenylyl-L-tyrosine phosphorylase, which produces MSDTLGSRLKPCGPVRHAEAAGRIHERLVEAAEANGWRATLDGAWGALEPVFAASPYLAGLARRWPERLRQILETAPETRLAEILAATEAIDGPADEARAPLRWLKAELHLLTALSDLGGVWDLEAVTGALSRFADATAQAALRCLAHDQRRRGKLISAADDPRGPVPGLFVLAMGKGGAFELNYSSDIDLSLFFEPEALASALGEGVEAQSFVNRLAQGLASLLSERTADGYVFRVDLRLRPDPSSTPPVVAAPMALAYYESVGQNWERAAFIKARVCAGDMGEGADFLKALVPFVWRRSLDYQAVLDIQSIKKQIHVHKTGEGLDAAGANLKLGRGGIREIEFYVQTQQLILGGRDKGLRSSRTLEALDALTERGHVSVEARDELAAAYVELRGLEHRVQMLADEQSHVLPVDPERRADVAALDGASDLAAFDARVEALLVGVNQRYGELFEGGEELSSPYGSLVFTGVENDPGTLETLKRMGFSEPATVSDTIRSWHHGRIPATRTARGRELFTRLAPQLLTAVAKTGAPDAAFRRFAVFFSGLSAGVQVQALFLNQPKLFDLVVGVMAFAPRLARALGRQPQALDGILDARFLTALGTDTGLADQVVREAHEAGDFEGAMNAVRRLHREQTFRIGMHVVTGRTTAEQAGLTNTSLADACMRGLAPAALAEAERMGGAFEGAVAVVALGKAGSREMTAGSDLDLMTVYAAAPEAVSAGKGWSADLFYGRFTQRFIAALSAHTAEGGLYEVDMRLRPTGSKGPVSVRLEALDDYYATEAETWEFMALTRGRLVWASDEAFGVRVEATLEAALRRPRPGVDVARDVRAMRDLMDRERRPKGFWDLKLSAGAQVDAEFVAQYRQLCAAAAGEPLTVSTLEALKDDPVLADSWRTHQQLGQLMACAFEDKGDPDAEPAGFQQRLAATVGAADFETLKAQLIDLRLRARRAFEAALPVVVDSGRDGN; this is translated from the coding sequence ATGAGCGACACGCTGGGGTCGAGGCTGAAGCCGTGCGGGCCGGTGCGCCATGCGGAGGCGGCGGGCCGCATCCATGAGCGGCTGGTCGAGGCGGCGGAGGCGAACGGCTGGCGCGCGACGCTGGACGGGGCCTGGGGCGCGCTGGAGCCTGTGTTTGCGGCCTCGCCCTATCTGGCCGGGCTGGCGCGGCGCTGGCCCGAGCGGCTGCGACAGATTCTGGAGACGGCGCCCGAGACGCGGCTGGCTGAAATCCTGGCGGCGACCGAGGCCATCGACGGCCCGGCGGACGAGGCCAGGGCGCCGCTGCGCTGGCTGAAGGCGGAACTGCATCTGCTGACGGCCCTGTCGGACCTCGGCGGGGTTTGGGATCTGGAGGCGGTGACGGGCGCCCTGTCGCGCTTCGCCGACGCCACGGCCCAGGCGGCGCTGCGCTGTCTGGCCCACGACCAGAGGCGGCGCGGCAAGCTGATCTCGGCGGCGGATGATCCGCGCGGGCCGGTGCCCGGCCTCTTCGTCCTGGCCATGGGCAAGGGCGGGGCGTTCGAGCTCAACTATTCCTCGGACATCGACCTGTCGCTCTTCTTCGAGCCGGAGGCGCTGGCCAGCGCCCTGGGCGAGGGCGTGGAGGCGCAGAGCTTCGTCAACCGGCTGGCGCAGGGTCTGGCCAGTCTGCTGAGCGAGCGGACGGCGGACGGCTATGTCTTCCGCGTCGACCTGAGGCTGCGGCCCGACCCGTCCTCGACCCCGCCGGTGGTGGCGGCGCCCATGGCCCTGGCCTACTACGAATCCGTCGGCCAGAACTGGGAGCGGGCGGCCTTCATCAAGGCGCGGGTCTGCGCCGGGGACATGGGCGAGGGGGCGGACTTCCTGAAGGCCCTGGTCCCCTTCGTCTGGCGCCGCAGTCTGGACTATCAGGCCGTGCTCGACATTCAGTCGATCAAGAAACAGATCCATGTCCACAAGACCGGCGAGGGGCTGGACGCGGCGGGCGCCAATCTGAAGCTGGGGCGCGGCGGCATCCGCGAGATCGAGTTCTACGTCCAGACCCAGCAACTGATCCTCGGCGGACGCGACAAGGGGCTGCGCTCCTCGCGGACGCTGGAGGCGCTGGACGCCCTGACCGAGCGCGGCCATGTCTCGGTCGAGGCGCGCGACGAACTGGCGGCGGCCTATGTCGAGTTGCGAGGGCTGGAACACCGGGTGCAGATGCTGGCCGACGAGCAGAGCCACGTCCTGCCGGTCGATCCCGAGCGCCGGGCCGATGTGGCGGCCTTGGACGGGGCCAGCGATCTGGCGGCCTTTGACGCGCGGGTCGAGGCCCTGCTGGTCGGGGTCAACCAACGCTATGGCGAGCTGTTCGAGGGCGGCGAGGAGCTGTCGTCCCCCTACGGCAGTCTGGTCTTCACCGGGGTCGAGAATGATCCGGGGACGCTGGAGACCCTGAAGCGCATGGGCTTTTCCGAGCCCGCGACCGTGTCGGACACGATCCGCAGCTGGCACCACGGGCGCATCCCGGCGACGCGGACGGCGCGGGGGCGCGAGCTGTTCACGCGCCTGGCCCCGCAACTGCTGACGGCGGTGGCCAAGACGGGGGCGCCGGATGCGGCTTTTCGGCGGTTCGCGGTTTTCTTTTCCGGCCTGAGCGCCGGGGTTCAGGTGCAGGCCCTGTTCCTGAACCAGCCGAAGCTGTTCGATCTGGTGGTCGGGGTCATGGCCTTCGCGCCGCGTCTGGCGCGGGCCCTGGGCCGTCAGCCGCAGGCTCTGGACGGCATTCTGGACGCCCGCTTCCTGACGGCGCTGGGCACCGACACGGGTCTGGCCGACCAGGTGGTGCGCGAGGCGCATGAGGCCGGCGACTTCGAAGGCGCCATGAACGCCGTGCGCCGCCTGCACCGGGAGCAGACCTTCCGCATCGGCATGCATGTCGTCACCGGGCGGACCACGGCGGAGCAAGCCGGGCTGACCAATACCTCGCTGGCCGACGCCTGCATGAGGGGTCTGGCGCCGGCGGCTCTGGCCGAGGCCGAGCGGATGGGCGGGGCGTTCGAGGGCGCGGTGGCCGTGGTGGCCCTGGGCAAGGCCGGGTCGCGCGAGATGACGGCGGGGTCGGACCTGGACCTGATGACGGTCTATGCCGCGGCCCCCGAGGCGGTCTCGGCGGGCAAGGGCTGGAGCGCGGATCTGTTCTACGGCCGCTTCACCCAGAGGTTCATCGCCGCCCTGTCGGCGCACACCGCTGAGGGCGGGCTCTATGAGGTGGACATGCGCCTGCGGCCCACCGGGTCCAAGGGGCCTGTGTCGGTTCGGCTGGAGGCGCTGGACGACTATTACGCCACCGAGGCCGAGACCTGGGAGTTCATGGCCCTGACGCGCGGGCGGCTGGTCTGGGCCAGCGACGAGGCCTTCGGTGTGCGGGTCGAGGCGACGCTGGAGGCGGCGCTGCGGCGGCCGCGTCCCGGCGTGGACGTGGCGCGTGACGTGCGGGCGATGCGCGACCTGATGGACCGCGAGCGGCGGCCCAAGGGCTTCTGGGACCTGAAGCTGTCGGCAGGGGCGCAGGTCGACGCCGAGTTCGTGGCCCAGTACCGCCAGCTTTGCGCGGCGGCGGCGGGCGAGCCGCTGACCGTGTCGACGCTGGAGGCGCTGAAGGACGATCCGGTCCTGGCCGACAGCTGGCGCACGCATCAGCAACTGGGGCAGTTGATGGCCTGCGCCTTTGAGGACAAGGGCGACCCGGACGCGGAGCCGGCGGGCTTCCAGCAGCGGTTGGCGGCGACGGTGGGGGCCGCGGACTTCGAGACGCTGAAGGCGCAGTTGATCGATCTGCGGCTGCGGGCGCGGCGGGCCTTTGAGGCGGCGCTGCCGGTGGTGGTGGACTCCGGTCGCGACGGAAACTGA
- a CDS encoding EF-hand domain-containing protein codes for MNKTLGGVAAIAFLTVFGGVAAAQTAAPQRSARATAQPVTQADFVARRVERLRAADANRDGTVTAEEMRAAGQAKRAERRTAMFDRLDANKDGAISRAEFEAPRADGQRAGRGERGPRAEHAGRGHRGGMHRGAQRMGRNGEGRFPIVIAEAEQKATDAFTRLDANRDGTLTGEERRAGMQARRAEMREKRQERRQSAPAASPSTPASE; via the coding sequence ATGAACAAGACCCTTGGCGGCGTGGCCGCTATCGCCTTTTTGACGGTGTTCGGCGGCGTGGCTGCGGCCCAGACGGCTGCGCCGCAACGTTCGGCGCGCGCCACGGCTCAGCCGGTGACGCAGGCGGACTTTGTGGCGCGCCGGGTGGAGCGTCTGCGCGCCGCCGACGCCAACCGTGACGGCACGGTCACGGCGGAGGAAATGCGCGCCGCCGGTCAGGCCAAGCGCGCCGAGCGCCGCACCGCCATGTTCGACCGTCTGGACGCGAACAAGGACGGCGCCATCAGCCGCGCCGAGTTCGAGGCGCCGCGCGCCGACGGCCAGCGTGCCGGTCGCGGCGAGCGCGGCCCGCGTGCTGAACACGCCGGTCGCGGTCATCGCGGCGGGATGCATCGCGGCGCCCAGCGCATGGGTCGCAACGGCGAAGGCCGGTTCCCCATCGTGATCGCCGAGGCCGAGCAGAAGGCGACCGACGCCTTCACGCGGCTGGATGCGAACCGTGACGGGACGCTGACCGGCGAAGAGCGTCGCGCAGGGATGCAGGCGCGGCGCGCCGAGATGCGCGAGAAGCGTCAGGAGCGGCGTCAGTCGGCCCCTGCGGCGTCGCCTTCGACGCCCGCTTCGGAGTAA
- a CDS encoding RNA polymerase sigma factor, whose translation MAKTADPDEELVRRVGQGDPAAIQAMVARKLPRMLMLAQRMLGDATEAEDVAQEAMLRAWRQAPRWTPGQAKFDTWLHRVGLNLCYDRLRRRREIATEAPPDRPDDGPAPDRGLLAMETGARVEAALAKLPERQREAIVLCHYQELGNIEAAELMKVSVEALESLLSRGRRALRTALADMAPNAARAANG comes from the coding sequence TTGGCGAAGACCGCCGACCCCGACGAGGAACTGGTGCGGCGCGTGGGTCAGGGCGACCCCGCGGCGATCCAGGCCATGGTTGCCAGGAAGCTGCCGCGCATGCTGATGCTGGCGCAGCGGATGCTGGGCGATGCGACGGAGGCTGAGGACGTGGCGCAGGAGGCGATGCTGAGAGCCTGGCGTCAGGCGCCGCGCTGGACGCCGGGTCAGGCCAAGTTCGACACCTGGCTGCACCGGGTGGGGCTGAACCTCTGCTATGATCGGCTGCGACGACGGCGCGAGATCGCGACGGAGGCGCCGCCCGACCGGCCTGATGACGGGCCGGCGCCGGACCGGGGCCTGCTGGCCATGGAAACCGGGGCGCGGGTCGAGGCGGCCTTGGCGAAGTTGCCCGAGCGGCAGCGCGAGGCCATCGTCCTGTGTCACTATCAGGAACTGGGAAATATCGAGGCGGCGGAGCTGATGAAGGTCAGCGTCGAGGCCCTGGAGAGCCTGCTGTCGCGTGGACGGCGGGCCTTGCGGACGGCGCTGGCCGATATGGCGCCGAATGCGGCAAGAGCGGCGAATGGGTAA
- a CDS encoding periplasmic heavy metal sensor: MTSRSLKIALAVSVALNIFALAAGGAVWVARDKVEQGVAEAQKPGRSQPVWDVVERMDPAVRDQVKAQLRASAMQARPDFEEARAARREAIALTEGERFDPVAVAALLERSRASEARGRSRLETGAVATLSQLSPADRKALAPILSRHKPKREARKPEKAEKPVAPVVAAPAEAPVRP; the protein is encoded by the coding sequence ATGACGTCGCGCAGTTTGAAGATCGCCCTGGCCGTGTCGGTCGCCCTGAACATCTTCGCCCTGGCGGCGGGGGGCGCCGTCTGGGTGGCCCGCGACAAGGTCGAGCAAGGCGTCGCCGAGGCGCAGAAGCCGGGACGCAGCCAGCCGGTCTGGGACGTGGTCGAGCGGATGGACCCGGCGGTGCGCGATCAGGTCAAGGCGCAACTGCGGGCCTCGGCCATGCAGGCGCGGCCCGACTTCGAGGAGGCGCGGGCGGCGCGGCGCGAGGCCATCGCCCTGACCGAGGGGGAGAGGTTTGACCCGGTGGCGGTCGCGGCCCTGCTGGAACGCTCGCGGGCCTCGGAGGCACGCGGTCGTTCGCGGCTGGAGACCGGGGCGGTCGCAACCTTGAGCCAGTTGAGCCCCGCCGACCGCAAGGCCCTGGCCCCCATCCTGTCGCGCCACAAGCCGAAGCGGGAGGCGCGCAAGCCCGAGAAGGCCGAGAAGCCGGTCGCGCCTGTGGTGGCGGCGCCGGCAGAGGCGCCGGTCCGCCCGTAA